The proteins below are encoded in one region of Rhododendron vialii isolate Sample 1 chromosome 7a, ASM3025357v1:
- the LOC131332147 gene encoding eukaryotic translation initiation factor 3 subunit I-like, which yields MSPLLDHVVLGGGQDAAAVTTTDHRAGKFEAKFYDKLLQEEIGGLKGHFGPINALAFNPDVKGIVSLSSGASYFLEIKLFKLMTTKAYEFN from the exons ATGTCTCCACTTCTGGATCAT GTGGTCCTTGGAGGTGGTCAGGATGCAGCAGCTGTCACAACAACCGACCACCGCGCTGGGAAGTTTGAAGCCAAATTCTACGATAAG CTTCTTCAAGAGGAAATAGGTGGCCTGAAAGGTCACTTCGGACCAATAAATGCTTTGGCATTCAACCCAGATGTAAAAGGTATTGTTTCTTTGAGTTCTGGTGCTTCTTATTTCCTAGAGATTAAACTTTTTAAACTGATGACGACAAAAGCTTATGAGTTTAACTAG